The Paramisgurnus dabryanus chromosome 6, PD_genome_1.1, whole genome shotgun sequence genome has a window encoding:
- the nmnat3 gene encoding nicotinamide/nicotinic acid mononucleotide adenylyltransferase 3 isoform X2, giving the protein MAGRIPLFLLACGSFNPITHQHMRLFELARDQMHQTGLYHVVGGIVSPVSDGYGKTGLVASKHRLAMARLALQTSDWVTVDEWESQQSDWTETLVTMRWSPVETALWSRFHGQL; this is encoded by the exons ATGGCTGGTCGTATTCCTCTGTTTTTGCTGGCCTGTGGTTCCTTCAACCCCATTACCCATCAGCACATGCGGCTGTTTGAGCTAGCCAGGGACCAGATGCACCAGACGG GTCTTTATCATGTGGTTGGTGGCATTGTGTCTCCTGTCAGTGATGGTTATGGTAAAACGGGGCTTGTTGCATCGAAACACAGACTGGCTATGGCAAGACTGGCTTTGCAGACCTCGGACTGGGTTACTGTTGATGAATGGGAGAGCCAGCAATCTGACTGGACAGAGACCTTGGTGACTATGAG GTGGTCCCCAGTTGAAACTGCTTTGTGGAGCAGATTTCATGGACAACTTTAA
- the nmnat3 gene encoding nicotinamide/nicotinic acid mononucleotide adenylyltransferase 3 isoform X1 produces the protein MAGRIPLFLLACGSFNPITHQHMRLFELARDQMHQTGLYHVVGGIVSPVSDGYGKTGLVASKHRLAMARLALQTSDWVTVDEWESQQSDWTETLVTMRYHFNRIAAQYQRKTGEPTNNSGGPQLKLLCGADFMDNFKVPGLWRADHIEEVVGRFGLVCVTRGSLQPDRTIHESDMLSRHRQNIFLVREWIQNEISATEVRRALRRGYSVKYILPDSVIDYIRENNLYTQDSEMKNKEIQLRPLTKQTD, from the exons ATGGCTGGTCGTATTCCTCTGTTTTTGCTGGCCTGTGGTTCCTTCAACCCCATTACCCATCAGCACATGCGGCTGTTTGAGCTAGCCAGGGACCAGATGCACCAGACGG GTCTTTATCATGTGGTTGGTGGCATTGTGTCTCCTGTCAGTGATGGTTATGGTAAAACGGGGCTTGTTGCATCGAAACACAGACTGGCTATGGCAAGACTGGCTTTGCAGACCTCGGACTGGGTTACTGTTGATGAATGGGAGAGCCAGCAATCTGACTGGACAGAGACCTTGGTGACTATGAG GTACCACTTCAACCGCATAGCTGCTCAGTACCAGCGTAAAACAGGAGAGCCCACAAATAACTCTG GTGGTCCCCAGTTGAAACTGCTTTGTGGAGCAGATTTCATGGACAACTTTAAGGTGCCAGGTCTGTGGAGGGCCGATCACATCGAGGAGGTGGTTGGCCGTTTTGGATTAGTCTGCGTGACACGAGGGAGCCTGCAGCCAGACCGGACCATACACGAGTCTGACATGCTGTCCAGGCACCGACAGAATATTTTCCTGGTTCGGGAGTGGATACAAAATGAGATCAGCGCTACAGAGGTTCGACGAGCCTTACGTAGAGGATATAGTGTTAAATACATCTTACCAGACTCAGTCATCGATTACATCAGAGAAAACAACCTTTACACGCAGGATAGTGAGATGAAGAACAAGGAAATTCAACTACGGCCTCTTACCAAGCAAACAGACTGA